One Paenibacillus crassostreae DNA segment encodes these proteins:
- a CDS encoding ABC transporter ATP-binding protein, with protein sequence MLTCISFLKKYKVATYASIVMMLIELMVELMQPFIISKMIDDGIRQGELRVVLMWGGILVVMALLALTSGLLSSFFASHVSQSFAFDLREKVYAQIQSYSLAVFDRFASSSLITRLTNDVTQLQNTIFMGLRIMMRAPLLVVGSVIMAFVVYPKLAVLLILTVPILLIFLFWVMKKAGRLFRNVQMSLDAVNSVIQENLIGMRLIRVFGRMRHEVIRFSNTSKELMERTISVLRLTELTMPFILLIMNAGIIAVLWFGQIEIDTGDATIGEVVAVVNYSMRTTGALSVFSMIVVNFSRARASAQRIAEVIETKSDLLDVVDGKDNKHALLGNIKFDSVSFRYPGSKSPILQNISFEANEGNTIAIMGMTGSGKSSLLGLILRLYEQDEGRIIIDGKDLHTIEIEHLRGEIGYVPQEVMLFAGTIHDNIAWGKLNASREEIRDAAKLAQIHDSIIELPLGYDTMLGQKGINLSGGQKQRLTIARALVRQPKILLLDDSTSALDVRTEAALLEDLKKVSCTTFIITQKVRAAIGADLILLLDDGHLIAQGSHDELLTVSDLYQDIYASQIGEEGISHVERVK encoded by the coding sequence ATGCTTACGTGTATTTCTTTTTTGAAAAAATATAAAGTTGCGACTTATGCTTCTATCGTCATGATGTTAATTGAACTTATGGTTGAATTGATGCAACCTTTCATCATATCCAAAATGATCGATGATGGAATTAGACAAGGAGAACTCCGGGTTGTATTGATGTGGGGAGGAATCTTAGTTGTAATGGCGTTATTAGCTTTAACCAGCGGATTGTTAAGTTCTTTTTTCGCTTCCCACGTAAGTCAAAGCTTTGCATTTGATCTGAGGGAAAAGGTATATGCACAGATACAATCTTATAGTCTAGCAGTATTTGATCGATTTGCTTCATCTTCTTTGATTACAAGATTGACCAATGATGTGACACAGCTTCAAAATACCATATTTATGGGTCTTAGAATTATGATGCGTGCCCCATTACTTGTTGTTGGAAGTGTTATCATGGCATTCGTTGTATATCCAAAGCTAGCGGTGCTGTTAATTTTGACTGTTCCAATATTGCTGATTTTCTTATTCTGGGTAATGAAAAAAGCAGGTAGGCTATTTAGGAATGTCCAAATGAGCCTTGATGCTGTAAATAGTGTTATTCAAGAAAATTTGATTGGTATGAGATTGATTAGAGTATTTGGACGAATGAGACATGAAGTTATTCGCTTTTCAAACACAAGCAAAGAATTAATGGAGCGCACCATTTCGGTTTTGCGATTAACGGAACTTACAATGCCTTTTATTTTACTAATTATGAATGCTGGAATAATAGCGGTTTTGTGGTTTGGACAGATCGAGATTGATACGGGAGATGCAACAATTGGAGAGGTCGTTGCTGTGGTAAATTATTCGATGCGTACAACAGGGGCTTTATCTGTGTTCTCAATGATTGTTGTTAATTTTTCAAGAGCGCGAGCATCAGCTCAACGGATTGCCGAGGTTATTGAAACAAAGAGTGATCTCTTGGATGTAGTTGATGGTAAAGACAATAAGCATGCCTTATTGGGGAATATTAAGTTTGATTCAGTATCGTTTCGGTATCCTGGGTCAAAATCTCCTATACTTCAGAACATTTCGTTTGAGGCAAACGAGGGAAATACGATTGCAATCATGGGGATGACAGGATCCGGAAAATCATCATTGCTAGGACTTATACTTAGACTTTATGAACAGGACGAAGGAAGGATTATAATCGATGGTAAGGACTTACATACAATTGAAATAGAACATCTACGGGGCGAAATTGGTTATGTTCCACAAGAAGTGATGCTCTTCGCAGGTACAATACATGACAATATAGCTTGGGGGAAATTAAATGCCTCTCGTGAAGAAATTAGAGACGCAGCAAAATTAGCTCAGATACATGATAGCATCATAGAACTTCCATTGGGGTACGATACGATGTTAGGGCAGAAAGGGATAAATCTATCAGGAGGACAGAAACAGCGTCTGACCATTGCACGGGCTTTGGTTAGACAACCAAAGATATTATTGCTTGATGATAGTACTAGTGCATTAGATGTTCGAACAGAGGCTGCACTTCTGGAAGATTTGAAGAAGGTGTCGTGTACAACATTTATCATTACTCAGAAGGTAAGAGCTGCTATTGGAGCGGATCTTATACTCTTGTTAGATGATGGGCATTTAATTGCACAAGGAAGTCACGACGAATTACTTACAGTCAGTGATCTTTATCAGGATATCTATGCATCACAAATTGGAGAGGAGGGCATATCTCATGTGGAAAGAGTTAAGTGA
- a CDS encoding ABC transporter ATP-binding protein, whose protein sequence is MWKELSEPFGYPRPLTDRTLLGDKHLHSKKRNIPKAKDISGTLKRLWNYLSQRKTRIIMVLAMVFISSTLTLLGPYMIGVAIDTFIESPVDRTWVYFLIALGVVYLLHSTTLWLQNIWMIKIAQETVFRMRVDLFQHLHRLSIPFFGKRQQGELMSRLTNDIDNVSSTLNSSVIQIFSSVLTLVGTVVIMLSLSPLLTLLTFIVVPLMVLGMRAITRRTGPLFREQQRNLGELNGFIEETLSGQRIIKSFSQEQRVMNQLRVHNEKIRQSGFWSQSISGFIPKLMNTLNNLSFALIAGVGGILVIRGEISIGVIIIFIEYARQFTRPLNDLANQWNTMLSAIAGAERVFEILDEEEETNDETNSTTLEQVKGDVQFTNVSFAYDQGNETLKNVSFSAQQGEMIALVGPTGAGKTSLIQLLARFYDPNHGEITIDGHDISTIRRESLRSHMAFVLQDSFLFEGTIRDNIRYGKLTASDNEVVEAAKLANAHYFIERMDGGYDKILMPEGAGISQGQKQLISIARAILADPSILVLDEATSSIDTVTEIKIQEGLHRLMEGRTSFVIAHRLNTIRKADQILVLKNGRLIEWGTHETLIETGGFYKSLNI, encoded by the coding sequence ATGTGGAAAGAGTTAAGTGAACCCTTTGGTTATCCTCGACCACTGACAGATCGAACACTCCTTGGGGATAAACATCTTCATTCAAAAAAACGAAATATACCGAAAGCAAAAGATATCTCTGGTACGCTAAAGAGATTATGGAATTACCTTTCTCAGCGTAAAACAAGGATTATCATGGTTCTTGCTATGGTATTCATTAGTTCTACTCTAACTTTATTGGGACCTTATATGATTGGTGTCGCCATCGATACATTTATTGAGAGTCCTGTAGACCGAACATGGGTGTATTTTCTTATCGCATTGGGTGTAGTCTATTTGCTACACTCAACAACGCTCTGGTTACAAAATATTTGGATGATAAAAATTGCCCAGGAAACCGTATTTCGTATGAGAGTGGATTTATTTCAACATTTACATAGGCTATCTATTCCATTCTTTGGGAAACGCCAACAGGGCGAATTGATGAGTAGATTAACAAATGATATTGATAATGTTAGCTCAACGCTGAATAGTTCTGTTATTCAAATTTTCTCGAGTGTATTAACATTAGTTGGAACAGTGGTAATTATGTTATCTCTTAGCCCATTATTGACATTGCTTACTTTCATCGTTGTTCCATTAATGGTGTTAGGGATGCGTGCGATTACTCGGCGAACGGGTCCCTTATTCAGAGAACAGCAGCGTAACTTAGGTGAATTGAATGGATTTATTGAAGAGACGCTTTCTGGTCAACGTATCATTAAGTCCTTCTCTCAAGAACAAAGAGTTATGAATCAATTGAGGGTACACAATGAGAAGATAAGACAATCTGGGTTCTGGTCACAGAGTATATCTGGATTTATTCCGAAACTGATGAATACACTGAATAATTTAAGCTTCGCCCTAATTGCTGGAGTGGGTGGAATTCTTGTGATTCGAGGGGAAATCTCGATTGGTGTGATTATCATATTCATTGAGTATGCTAGACAATTCACTAGACCACTCAATGATTTGGCCAATCAATGGAATACGATGTTGTCAGCCATAGCAGGGGCAGAGCGTGTATTTGAGATTCTTGATGAGGAAGAAGAAACAAATGATGAGACTAATTCAACCACATTAGAACAGGTAAAAGGTGATGTTCAATTCACTAACGTTTCCTTTGCATATGACCAAGGGAATGAAACATTAAAAAATGTGAGTTTCTCTGCGCAGCAAGGAGAGATGATCGCGTTGGTTGGACCGACGGGAGCGGGGAAAACATCATTAATCCAGTTACTTGCGAGATTCTATGATCCCAACCATGGGGAAATCACCATTGATGGACATGATATTAGTACAATTCGACGAGAGAGTTTACGATCTCACATGGCATTTGTATTACAGGATTCTTTTCTATTTGAAGGGACTATTCGCGATAATATTCGTTATGGAAAGCTTACTGCAAGTGATAATGAGGTTGTAGAAGCGGCAAAGCTTGCTAATGCACACTACTTTATTGAACGTATGGATGGTGGTTATGATAAGATTCTTATGCCTGAAGGGGCAGGAATTAGTCAGGGGCAGAAACAACTCATATCTATTGCTCGAGCTATCCTCGCAGATCCTTCGATTCTAGTCTTAGATGAGGCAACTAGTAGTATTGATACAGTAACAGAGATAAAGATACAAGAAGGACTTCATCGATTGATGGAAGGGCGAACAAGCTTTGTCATTGCACATCGATTAAACACCATTCGTAAAGCGGATCAGATATTAGTATTAAAGAATGGACGATTAATAGAATGGGGAACGCATGAAACGTTGATCGAGACGGGTGGATTTTACAAAAGTCTCAATATATAA
- the sda gene encoding sporulation histidine kinase inhibitor Sda — protein MSHIFSSSHPSVIEMINDEELLNIYQLAKEASTSDDFIEILEEVMEKRNLIHFYK, from the coding sequence ATGAGTCATATCTTCTCGTCATCACATCCGTCAGTTATAGAAATGATTAATGATGAAGAATTATTAAACATATATCAACTAGCGAAAGAAGCAAGTACTTCAGATGATTTCATTGAAATTCTTGAGGAAGTTATGGAAAAAAGGAATCTAATCCATTTCTATAAATGA
- a CDS encoding amino acid ABC transporter substrate-binding protein, translating to MKKISIVAILLGMVMMVVAGCSGSNNKDGNTVVIGIDDKFAPMGFRDDNNELVGFDIDYAKATIEKMGKEVSFQPIDWSSKESELNSGRIDLIWNGYTITDERKGKVLFSKPYLENSQVAVVLATSEYSVLNDLADKNLGLQSLSSAADALNANPVKDIIKGVTEYSDNVMALSDLKSGRTDAVIIDEVVANYYMALEEGSFKLLNESLAPEQYGIGVKQGNEELLNDLQAALDELNIDGTASEISVKWFGEDKVLK from the coding sequence ATGAAGAAGATATCAATAGTTGCCATCTTACTAGGAATGGTTATGATGGTTGTGGCTGGGTGTTCGGGTTCGAATAATAAAGATGGCAATACAGTGGTCATTGGGATTGATGATAAGTTTGCACCAATGGGCTTCAGAGATGATAATAATGAGCTTGTTGGGTTCGATATCGATTATGCTAAGGCAACGATTGAGAAGATGGGTAAAGAGGTTTCATTTCAACCTATTGATTGGTCTTCAAAAGAATCCGAGCTTAACAGTGGTCGAATTGACCTGATTTGGAATGGTTATACAATTACAGATGAACGAAAAGGAAAAGTGCTGTTCAGTAAGCCATACCTAGAGAATAGTCAGGTAGCGGTTGTCCTAGCAACGTCTGAATATAGTGTGCTTAATGATTTAGCTGATAAGAATCTTGGACTTCAATCTCTCTCATCAGCAGCTGATGCATTAAATGCCAATCCTGTGAAAGATATTATTAAAGGTGTAACTGAATACTCAGATAATGTTATGGCACTTAGTGACCTGAAATCAGGTCGTACAGATGCGGTAATCATTGATGAGGTAGTAGCAAATTATTACATGGCTTTGGAAGAAGGAAGCTTCAAATTGTTAAATGAATCCCTCGCACCTGAACAATACGGAATTGGTGTCAAACAAGGGAATGAGGAATTATTGAATGATTTGCAAGCTGCATTAGATGAATTGAACATAGACGGAACGGCTTCAGAGATTTCAGTTAAGTGGTTTGGAGAAGATAAGGTACTGAAATAA
- a CDS encoding amino acid ABC transporter permease: MSLDYLISITKPMLEGAQTTLVLFVLSIILSIPLGFMITLMARSRLIPIVWIANTYVYVVRGTPLLLQLLFFCFGLPTLPIIGEYLVFDRFVAASLAFVLNYAAYFAEIFRGGLLSIDKGQHEAAQVLGLSKWQTMRKVIIPQMIRVALPAIANESITLVKDTALLYAVAVPELLHYAKTAVNRDFTIMPFFVAGVIYLIMTLVLTLFFKAIEKRYKFE, from the coding sequence ATGAGCTTGGATTATTTAATAAGTATTACGAAACCCATGCTGGAAGGAGCTCAGACAACCCTTGTTCTCTTCGTGCTATCCATCATTCTGTCTATACCCCTAGGATTTATGATTACACTAATGGCTAGGAGCCGTTTAATACCGATCGTATGGATAGCGAATACTTATGTATATGTCGTGAGGGGCACTCCCTTACTGTTACAATTGCTATTCTTTTGTTTTGGCCTTCCCACCCTTCCTATCATTGGGGAATATCTAGTATTCGATCGATTCGTAGCAGCCAGCCTTGCATTTGTATTGAATTATGCGGCTTATTTCGCAGAAATATTTAGAGGTGGACTTCTCTCAATTGATAAGGGACAGCATGAGGCTGCACAAGTACTCGGCTTAAGTAAATGGCAGACCATGAGAAAAGTGATTATACCTCAGATGATTCGTGTAGCGCTACCAGCTATAGCGAATGAATCTATTACCTTAGTGAAAGATACAGCGCTCCTATATGCTGTTGCAGTACCAGAATTACTACATTACGCGAAGACTGCAGTGAATAGAGATTTTACCATCATGCCTTTTTTTGTAGCGGGTGTGATCTATCTAATCATGACATTAGTGCTAACACTCTTCTTTAAGGCGATAGAGAAACGATATAAATTTGAATAA